Proteins encoded together in one Triticum dicoccoides isolate Atlit2015 ecotype Zavitan chromosome 7B, WEW_v2.0, whole genome shotgun sequence window:
- the LOC119339003 gene encoding uncharacterized protein LOC119339003 gives MTRGKIAMRLVESARGRAATCGRRTKGLQNKAKELATLCAVPVALVCLAGAGAPPLVWESEEGVVERYRRAVPPEARAQHTHRGYLEAELGKERVKLARVRHGCPAALADWDAALNDVTLAEARELLDAIDAALRAAGDRMEALGLHADGSHGEQVAPDASDDAVMPQQLAQGGDVPCIGSNPVDMDVVGFHQLQMVPWHGGNKDGLLGEDGFQMQPGCGFQCIGGGNYSGAVDETLAPGSGKAHYDWPDLTMWHTDELCNAVLTLGHYPAFADGTPAPEYSAQVVAGGDYMKTLPTGYGYAVAMGVADNFTLGSNYTAHWQAEESRRPGTSTSQLLSAASLPQCSNPGTRSSSQVFHYLH, from the coding sequence ATGACGCGCGGCAAGATCGCGATGAGGCTCGTCGAGAGCGCGCGGGGGCGCGCCGCCACGTGCGGCAGGAGGACCAAGGGGCTCCAGAACAAGGCCAAGGAGCTCGCCACGCTATGCGCGGTCCCGGTCGCGCTCGTCTGCCTAGCCGGCGCCGGGGCCCCGCCTCTCGTGTGGGAGTCGGAGGAGGGCGTCGTCGAGCGGTACCGCCGCGCCGTCCCGCCGGAGGCCCGCGCGCAGCACACGCACCGGGGCTACCTCGAGGCGGAGCTGGGCAAGGAGAGGGTCAAGCTCGCCAGGGTGCGCCACGGCTGCCCCGCCGCGCTCGCGGACTGGGACGCGGCGCTCAACGACGTGACGCTGGCCGAGGCGCGGGAGCTGCTCGACGCAATCGACgccgcgctgcgggccgcgggagaCAGGATGGAGGCCCTGGGCTTACACGCCGACGGCAGCCACGGCGAGCAGGTCGCGCCGGATGCTTCCGACGACGCCGTCATGCCGCAGCAGCTCGCGCAAGGTGGCGACGTGCCGTGCATTGGAAGCAATCCCGTGGACATGGATGTCGTCGGCTTCCACCAGCTGCAGATGGTGCCGTGGCACGGCGGGAACAAGGACGGCCTGCTCGGGGAAGATGGCTTCCAGATGCAACCAGGGTGCGGCTTCCAGTGCATCGGCGGCGGCAACTACTCGGGCGCGGTCGACGAGACGCTCGCGCCGGGCTCCGGCAAGGCTCATTACGACTGGCCTGATCTGACAATGTGGCACACCGACGAGTTGTGCAACGCAGTCTTGACACTTGGGCACTACCCTGCCTTCGCCGACGGTACGCCGGCGCCAGAGTACTCCGCTCAGGTCGTCGCCGGCGGGGACTACATGAAGACACTACCAACTGGATACGGGTACGCCGTGGCCATGGGCGTCGCCGACAACTTCACTCTGGGAAGCAACTACACGGCGCATTGGCAGGCCGAGGAGTCCCGTCGCCCCGGCACAAGCACGAGCCAGCTGCTGTCAGCCGCATCATTGCCTCAGTGTTCGAATCCCGGGACACGCAGCTCCAGCCAAGTCTTCCATTATCTCCACTAG
- the LOC119338004 gene encoding probable disease resistance RPP8-like protein 4 isoform X1, which yields MADAGVTGVAAKLGELAAAEATALLRVDAEIRSLRRKLAYLQALVRGADRARRGRANELLLLWLRETREVAFEVEDAVDEFHLRVEAFHLSAKGRRGWWHGAAFNLVQGLATQVVVRHGLSNQIVKINERIDELNQNKETYAIESFPSETWNSSSIETDPEWYEDGYVEDSRQSEFTTLKDQIIDKEKIVCHRAVTSILGECGIGKKTLARKLYNDPDIMRNFEVHAWVCLPPHIRFTDYVETMYKQVSSEVPEAPEKVGKASLATGDGETISKERKLRELMQNRRYLVVLDGLVEISDWNSLLDVLPDENNCSRILLTTRLSVKEINHMDPRIAPLELGCLETIHGQQLFCRRVFGAKKPPEIYKCKAYYDKVHNISTGLPLAIIVLAGVLRSKVIPAEWDEVLEQLETNGQPKPLGRIWSLAFDDLPHHLKSCFLYFASMSENIIVYPDRLVRLWIAEGFVVPKKGKTLEEVGFDYLKDLVSRGLVQVMDKDAGGRIKLVAIHNLLHAFLESEARDSGFLEIHHQANVLNPNAVRRLAVHNYVDSFVNIPNEFPKLRSLLCDFAEDQRSSTIYESPQPHTPWGSFAEMCLRACGSSDRAGLKTIHGLHFLQGSRFLRVIDLNGLKIQKLPNEIGSIIHLRYLGIRNSNLEELPSSISKLDNLQTLDVRRTNVRRVVDEFWEIEALRHVLAEKILLPDCRVSLNNLMTLDGAEPSHPWHDQICPLNYMLCLRSLSLSGISETHTKALSAALRKMEFLVNLNLYGEVLPSTMFTDSSMRRLQVLVLHGRLEDLDASQSDRYVMPNLTMLHLHRSELSQPFVDKLAVLPCIAEMELSYCSFSGATLVFSERGFQSLRKLKLINLCALEELVVEPGAVPMLSVLAMHDCSRLKVLTGLNDLEHLQELALYNMDVLVDTLKLADEKLCDQIKCLTTPTKVDRGVLAGSWLRKLGIPAMTSSVGAAPELPCGDLERTGSVGRKATDDIEVHYSSGGAWTRLAQV from the exons ATGGCGGACGCGGGCGTGACGGGGGTGGCGGCGAAGCTgggcgagctcgcggcggcggaggcgacggcGCTGCTGCGGGTGGACGCGGAGATCCGGTCCCTGCGCCGGAAGCTGGCCTACCTGCAGGCCCTCGTCCGCGGGGCCGACCGCGCCCGCCGCGGCCGCGCcaacgagctgctgctgctgtggctGCGGGAGACGCGGGAGGTCGCCTTCGAGGTCGAGGACGCCGTCGACGAGTTCCACCTCCGCGTCGAGGCCTTCCACCTCAGCGCCAAGGGCCGCCGCGGCTGGTGGCACGGCGCAGCCTTCAACCTAGTCCAGGGCCTCGCCACTCAG GTTGTCGTACGTCATGGTCTGTCGAATCAGATAGTCAAGATCAACGAAAGGATCGATGAGCTGAATCAGAACAAGGAAACATATGCTATTGAGAGTTTTCCATCCGAAACGTGGAATTCATCATCGATTGAGACTGATCCCGAGTG GTACGAGGATGGGTATGTTGAAGACTCCAGACAAAGTGAATTTACAACCCTCAAAGACCAAATCATTGACAAAGAGAAGATTGTTTGTCACCGTGCTGTCACCTCAATTCTGGGCGAGTGTGGCATTGGAAAGAAAACACTTGCAAGAAAGCTGTACAACGACCCTGATATCATGAGAAACTTTGAGGTGCATGCATGGGTGTGTCTTCCACCACACATCAGGTTCACAGACTATGTGGAGACTATGTACAAGCAGGTCAGCTCAGAGGTCCCAGAAGCACCTGAAAAAGTTGGCAAGGCATCATTGGCAACTGGTGATGGAGAAACCATTAGTAAAGAGCGCAAACTTCGAGAACTAATGCAGAACAGGCGGTACCTAGTTGTTCTTGATGGTTTGGTCGAAATCAGTGACTGGAATTCTTTGTTGGATGTCCTGCCAGATGAAAACAATTGCAGCCGAATCTTGCTTACGACACGCTTAAGTGTGAAGGAAATCAATCATATGGACCCGCGTATTGCTCCCCTTGAATTGGGTTGCCTTGAAACCATACACGGTCAACAGTTGTTTTGTCGACGAGTTTTTGGAGCAAAGAAACCTCCAGAAATTTACAAGTGCAAAGCTTACTATGACAAAGTTCACAATATATCAACAGGTCTTCCGCTAGCCATCATTGTTCTTGCTGGAGTATTACGATCAAAGGTGATTCCCGCGGAGTGGGATGAAGTGCTTGAGCAACTCGAGACCAATGGCCAGCCAAAACCACTTGGAAGGATATGGTCTTTAGCTTTTGATGATTTGCCACACCATCTAAAGTCATGCTTTCTCTACTTTGCGTCCATGTCAGAAAATATTATTGTTTACCCAGATCGTTTGGTGCGTCTGTGGATTGCCGAGGGTTTTGTGGTGCCAAAGAAGGGAAAAACTTTGGAGGAGGTCGGGTTTGACTATCTGAAGGACCTTGTCTCAAGAGGACTAGTCCAGGTCATGGACAAGGATGCTGGAGGGCGAATCAAGCTAGTAGCCATCCACAATCTGCTTCACGCGTTCCTGGAATCTGAAGCACGGGACTCTGGTTTCCTTGAAATCCACCACCAAGCTAACGTCCTAAATCCAAATGCAGTGCGGCGCCTTGCTGTACACAATTATGTGGATTCATTTGTCAACATACCGAATGAATTTCCTAAGCTGCGTTCTCTTCTCTGCGATTTCGCAGAAGACCAACGCAGCAGCACAATATATGAATCGCCTCAACCTCATACACCATGGGGCAGCTTTGCAGAGATGTGCTTGAGAGCATGTGGAAGTTCCGACAGAGCTGGCCTAAAGACCATTCATGGGCTGCACTTCTTACAGGGCTCTAGGTTCCTGCGTGTCATCGATCTGAATGGTTTGAAGATCCAAAAGCTGCCAAATGAGATTGGAAGCATAATACACCTGAGGTACCTTGGTATTAGAAACAGCAACTTGGAGGAGCTCCCTTCGTCCATTTCTAAGCTTGACAACCTTCAGACATTAGATGTAAGGAGAACAAATGTGAGAAGAGTTGTCGACGAATTTTGGGAAATTGAAGCACTGAGGCATGTGCTTGCTGAGAAAATTTTGTTGCCTGATTGCAGAGTCTCCTTGAATAACTTGATGACCCTTGATGGTGCGGAGCCTTCACATCCATGGCATGATCAAATATGTCCATTGAACTACATGTTATGTCTCCGGTCTCTGTCCTTGTCTGGCATTTCCGAAACACATACTAAAGCACTCTCGGCAGCTCTCAGGAAAATGGAGTTCCTTGTGAACCTCAACTTATATGGTGAAGTCCTTCCATCTACAATGTTCACCGACTCAAGCATGCGCCGCCTCCAGGTGCTGGTTCTACATGGCAGGCTGGAAGACCTTGATGCTTCACAGAGCGACCGATATGTCATGCCAAACCTCACCATGCTCCATTTGCACAGATCGGAGCTGTCGCAGCCGTTTGTAGACAAGCTTGCAGTGCTGCCATGCATCGCCGAGATGGAGCTCTCATATTGCTCATTCAGTGGAGCAACGCTGGTTTTTTCAGAGAGGGGATTCCAGAGCCTCCGAAAGTTGAAGCTTATAAATTTGTGCGCCTTAGAGGAGCTGGTGGTAGAGCCTGGCGCCGTGCCGATGCTTTCGGTCTTAGCCATGCATGATTGCAGCAGACTGAAGGTTCTCACTGGTCTGAATGACCTGGAACACCTCCAAGAACTGGCGCTCTACAACATGGATGTGCTCGTCGATACATTAAAGCTTGCCGACGAGAAGCTTTGTGACCAGATCAAATGCCTGACCACCCCCACCAAGGTAGACCGAGGAGTGCTTGCTGGTTCCTGGCTCAGAAAGTTGGGGATACCGGCTATGACATCATCGGTCGGCGCAGCTCCAGAACTGCCCTGCGGTGATTTGGAGAGGACTGGTTCTGTTGGGCGAAAAGCAACTGATGACATTGAGGTACACTACAGTTCCGGCGGCGCATGGACAAGGTTGGCACAGGTGTAG
- the LOC119338004 gene encoding probable disease resistance RPP8-like protein 4 isoform X2: protein MGSSPGNSLLQKCRERLRTIDPKWSDPSLDPAQTGATCTRYEDGYVEDSRQSEFTTLKDQIIDKEKIVCHRAVTSILGECGIGKKTLARKLYNDPDIMRNFEVHAWVCLPPHIRFTDYVETMYKQVSSEVPEAPEKVGKASLATGDGETISKERKLRELMQNRRYLVVLDGLVEISDWNSLLDVLPDENNCSRILLTTRLSVKEINHMDPRIAPLELGCLETIHGQQLFCRRVFGAKKPPEIYKCKAYYDKVHNISTGLPLAIIVLAGVLRSKVIPAEWDEVLEQLETNGQPKPLGRIWSLAFDDLPHHLKSCFLYFASMSENIIVYPDRLVRLWIAEGFVVPKKGKTLEEVGFDYLKDLVSRGLVQVMDKDAGGRIKLVAIHNLLHAFLESEARDSGFLEIHHQANVLNPNAVRRLAVHNYVDSFVNIPNEFPKLRSLLCDFAEDQRSSTIYESPQPHTPWGSFAEMCLRACGSSDRAGLKTIHGLHFLQGSRFLRVIDLNGLKIQKLPNEIGSIIHLRYLGIRNSNLEELPSSISKLDNLQTLDVRRTNVRRVVDEFWEIEALRHVLAEKILLPDCRVSLNNLMTLDGAEPSHPWHDQICPLNYMLCLRSLSLSGISETHTKALSAALRKMEFLVNLNLYGEVLPSTMFTDSSMRRLQVLVLHGRLEDLDASQSDRYVMPNLTMLHLHRSELSQPFVDKLAVLPCIAEMELSYCSFSGATLVFSERGFQSLRKLKLINLCALEELVVEPGAVPMLSVLAMHDCSRLKVLTGLNDLEHLQELALYNMDVLVDTLKLADEKLCDQIKCLTTPTKVDRGVLAGSWLRKLGIPAMTSSVGAAPELPCGDLERTGSVGRKATDDIEVHYSSGGAWTRLAQV, encoded by the exons atgggttcaagtcctggaaacagcctcttacagaaatgtagggaaaggctgcgtactatagacccaaagtggtcggacccttccctggaccctgcgcaaacgggagctacatgcaccag GTACGAGGATGGGTATGTTGAAGACTCCAGACAAAGTGAATTTACAACCCTCAAAGACCAAATCATTGACAAAGAGAAGATTGTTTGTCACCGTGCTGTCACCTCAATTCTGGGCGAGTGTGGCATTGGAAAGAAAACACTTGCAAGAAAGCTGTACAACGACCCTGATATCATGAGAAACTTTGAGGTGCATGCATGGGTGTGTCTTCCACCACACATCAGGTTCACAGACTATGTGGAGACTATGTACAAGCAGGTCAGCTCAGAGGTCCCAGAAGCACCTGAAAAAGTTGGCAAGGCATCATTGGCAACTGGTGATGGAGAAACCATTAGTAAAGAGCGCAAACTTCGAGAACTAATGCAGAACAGGCGGTACCTAGTTGTTCTTGATGGTTTGGTCGAAATCAGTGACTGGAATTCTTTGTTGGATGTCCTGCCAGATGAAAACAATTGCAGCCGAATCTTGCTTACGACACGCTTAAGTGTGAAGGAAATCAATCATATGGACCCGCGTATTGCTCCCCTTGAATTGGGTTGCCTTGAAACCATACACGGTCAACAGTTGTTTTGTCGACGAGTTTTTGGAGCAAAGAAACCTCCAGAAATTTACAAGTGCAAAGCTTACTATGACAAAGTTCACAATATATCAACAGGTCTTCCGCTAGCCATCATTGTTCTTGCTGGAGTATTACGATCAAAGGTGATTCCCGCGGAGTGGGATGAAGTGCTTGAGCAACTCGAGACCAATGGCCAGCCAAAACCACTTGGAAGGATATGGTCTTTAGCTTTTGATGATTTGCCACACCATCTAAAGTCATGCTTTCTCTACTTTGCGTCCATGTCAGAAAATATTATTGTTTACCCAGATCGTTTGGTGCGTCTGTGGATTGCCGAGGGTTTTGTGGTGCCAAAGAAGGGAAAAACTTTGGAGGAGGTCGGGTTTGACTATCTGAAGGACCTTGTCTCAAGAGGACTAGTCCAGGTCATGGACAAGGATGCTGGAGGGCGAATCAAGCTAGTAGCCATCCACAATCTGCTTCACGCGTTCCTGGAATCTGAAGCACGGGACTCTGGTTTCCTTGAAATCCACCACCAAGCTAACGTCCTAAATCCAAATGCAGTGCGGCGCCTTGCTGTACACAATTATGTGGATTCATTTGTCAACATACCGAATGAATTTCCTAAGCTGCGTTCTCTTCTCTGCGATTTCGCAGAAGACCAACGCAGCAGCACAATATATGAATCGCCTCAACCTCATACACCATGGGGCAGCTTTGCAGAGATGTGCTTGAGAGCATGTGGAAGTTCCGACAGAGCTGGCCTAAAGACCATTCATGGGCTGCACTTCTTACAGGGCTCTAGGTTCCTGCGTGTCATCGATCTGAATGGTTTGAAGATCCAAAAGCTGCCAAATGAGATTGGAAGCATAATACACCTGAGGTACCTTGGTATTAGAAACAGCAACTTGGAGGAGCTCCCTTCGTCCATTTCTAAGCTTGACAACCTTCAGACATTAGATGTAAGGAGAACAAATGTGAGAAGAGTTGTCGACGAATTTTGGGAAATTGAAGCACTGAGGCATGTGCTTGCTGAGAAAATTTTGTTGCCTGATTGCAGAGTCTCCTTGAATAACTTGATGACCCTTGATGGTGCGGAGCCTTCACATCCATGGCATGATCAAATATGTCCATTGAACTACATGTTATGTCTCCGGTCTCTGTCCTTGTCTGGCATTTCCGAAACACATACTAAAGCACTCTCGGCAGCTCTCAGGAAAATGGAGTTCCTTGTGAACCTCAACTTATATGGTGAAGTCCTTCCATCTACAATGTTCACCGACTCAAGCATGCGCCGCCTCCAGGTGCTGGTTCTACATGGCAGGCTGGAAGACCTTGATGCTTCACAGAGCGACCGATATGTCATGCCAAACCTCACCATGCTCCATTTGCACAGATCGGAGCTGTCGCAGCCGTTTGTAGACAAGCTTGCAGTGCTGCCATGCATCGCCGAGATGGAGCTCTCATATTGCTCATTCAGTGGAGCAACGCTGGTTTTTTCAGAGAGGGGATTCCAGAGCCTCCGAAAGTTGAAGCTTATAAATTTGTGCGCCTTAGAGGAGCTGGTGGTAGAGCCTGGCGCCGTGCCGATGCTTTCGGTCTTAGCCATGCATGATTGCAGCAGACTGAAGGTTCTCACTGGTCTGAATGACCTGGAACACCTCCAAGAACTGGCGCTCTACAACATGGATGTGCTCGTCGATACATTAAAGCTTGCCGACGAGAAGCTTTGTGACCAGATCAAATGCCTGACCACCCCCACCAAGGTAGACCGAGGAGTGCTTGCTGGTTCCTGGCTCAGAAAGTTGGGGATACCGGCTATGACATCATCGGTCGGCGCAGCTCCAGAACTGCCCTGCGGTGATTTGGAGAGGACTGGTTCTGTTGGGCGAAAAGCAACTGATGACATTGAGGTACACTACAGTTCCGGCGGCGCATGGACAAGGTTGGCACAGGTGTAG